The Phlebotomus papatasi isolate M1 chromosome 3, Ppap_2.1, whole genome shotgun sequence genomic sequence actgttaacaataaagattaacacttaatttaactaaaataagccataaatattacataaatgttaaacaaaacaaataaacaatagtcacctcattgtgtttttcttggaaaacgcggtcgattgatgaaaaattcgatggtgaaaaggtacacttttaatttttctgagaaattaacaaattaaaatttgtgaatatgaatggattttcgctttatttggagcaaaattaactaaataatgaaactgtggtatagaaaatatataaatataataatttagtactgtatttatcgtgaaaacaatgacatttccatttggaatagagaaaatttccatttggagcaagttttgaattagcttaatttaccctacttgtATATACTTTTACGTTAAATATACTTTTGTTAAAGTTTAGTTAATGATTAACTCGCATGCAACGTACCTATATTTAGAATGAAGCCTttagaaagaaaaatgtttagatgtttaactctttcgcgtcattaggtcatatatgacccgaggaaaaaacaatttttttgactatttacattaattgaaatctatcggtttgtgctcGATATCATAATAGAAgaatgtaagattcttggctaattttctcaagactccagatattcaggaaaagaaaatatttgagatcaaaaatcatgaatttcgaactttgtgaaatgacttttctttttcaaaattttttatattaatttatttttttcagcaaaaagttctttagaaacagaaaatagaatatccaaatattgtatattgcatattttgatataataaactactctcgattttccagaaaagcgtgtagaattttccgggtcatatatgaccctattgtcggcaagggtaacagtgttttcgtcccaaatctatagcgaaatgtagttgggacattgtttttctttgtgaaatgcaggtgggacatcttgctcctggacatttcatcttatatctgctgaattataacatattttgcaatattttagaatattctgcaagcgtctcatattgtgcaattgtattgtgtgtgaataaatatgtagataagtttatttttgccaaataccactcgaAATATTGTGAGAGAGACTGTTCAAGgaattaccaggaagattctttgaacaccaggagtacagtgtttaTCAAAATCTATCCAGTTTGCCAtagttttggccaaattaataacttcaagcaaaaaaactcttaaaaatgcccgtgatatagattttgaaaatggtatttaCACTTCCcatgaggacaatagggtcatatatgacccggggtttttccgagttttcacgcaatggaaattttttttcctctctgaactattatatttgatcataaagcattaggaaaaactcaattttacatgaattcatctgctgaataaaagtgtgacgcgaaagagttaataacgTAATTGGTCAGGAGAATCTCTTACCTAAAAGTACAATGTATTATGCATGAGATCCCACAAAGCTGGTAGATAATACCCTGATGGTTTTACCGTACCTAAAAGTACAACGGATTGCTCAGAAGATCTCAATACAGAGAAATAGGAAATGCCCTGATAGCTCTAGCGCACCTGCAAAAGAGAGAAAGTGGTCTTATCCTGCCGAAAAAGGATCGCCTTCTCCTCTCTGCTTGATCCAACGATAACAAACACGTATTGCTTAAATTCAACTAATTTATTTGTAACAAACTCAAGAGATTATTTAGATTTTCTCGGATTAAATTACGATGATTGAATTCAGACTGACTTTTGCTTTTTTCTTCCTTGACGTGACTGATTGacataaagaaaaattgacTTCCGGTGGTGTTGTCTGATGACATCCATAATGTTGCTATAAAAGAATTGCCGATAGGTGGCGACTTATGTCGTACCAGTAATCTTGTATGATCGCTACTCTCTCGTCCTTCATTTCCAGTCATTGTGCTGGGTCTGTAGAAAgcatcaataatttttttattaatgcacTCAATGAGAAATTGGAAAAGGAACATTTTCCTATATTAATCAAGCATGATATAAATTATCCTGAAAGGGTTGaacaacattttaaaataccATGGTCAATtatttctgtttattttttttatttcacattaaaataagagattttataattttttttttacttgtttcTTTGGTCACGGTCAGAAAAATTGTTACGTTTCTCAAAAtgtttatggaattttcttttcaatttcaattttacacttttactgctaaaaagttatgaattggttttcacaaaattagtcaaagaaaaaatcaaaaattctctGTGCCTTGCGGATTTTGTGTGATTTGACTTTGTActaaataaaagataaaatacATGCTCTCTCTGACTATTTCTTTTTCCCACAGGAAAGGTAACTATCAGCTAATCATGCGGAGGAAGGGTACAGAGTCTTGTCATGGAGGATTCTTGGTCATCATTctcataattgtttttttttttctcattttctttttcttttcactgTAAATTTTGGCACATACAATACAAAAATTCCAATAAACACTATTCAGTATGTGTGTAAATATatcgttaatttttttttatactgattataaaattaattaatgaacATGAATTAtgtacattttgaatatttcccaccaagattttttttcttttaaatatataagaattttttttatgtattaaatCCATCGAAAAACCTACATTTTCTCATTCTTTGATAAAGAGTTTAAAATGGGATTAAAATGCAATTGATGGAAATTATTCTAAGATTTGTTTTCAAGAAGTTCACGGAGACgaattaatcaaatatttaaaaatggtaATTAATGGCTAGTGTAACAAAAATAACGGCCAATCAACATTTATTTCTTGAAAGATTAGGGTTTGAGGGATTTAGAGGGATTGGTTTAGGGGAAGGGACAAGGTTTTAAGGGGTTTTTAGTAATACGCTGGGAAGGGATGATAGTTGGAAGGTGGCTGATTTGGCGATGATCCAGCCAGATTTTGCCTCACAAGGTGATGGTAGTTGTTGGAAGTGACTTGATATGCACCAAAGTCCCTCGATGGCACCATATGCCGGTTCACAGAAGATGAATCAGCCAGGATTCGCGATGTCTGGTCCAGGAGTCGGTTGTTTTCCGACGACAACAGCCGATTGTTGGGCTCCATGAGCAAATGTGTGGCCGGATCGACGATAAGTCGGTGATTGGACGCTAGAGATGCAGCAGGATTCGAAAGTTGTTCTGCTGCAGCGGCTGTATTGGACGCCAAGAGACGATGCTGTTCAGCTGTGGACAAAAGTCGATGGTGCTCAACAGCAGACAAACTATCGCGACTGTTGTGTTGGATTTGAGATGGAAGGAAAGATCGTCCATGGTGAGAGTTGTTGCCCACAATCATCCCAGATGAGCTGTTTGAATTCAGCTCTAAAGAAACCATTCTCAGCATATCAGAATGGGGATGAGAGTAGGGCAGAGCAGGTGGAGATGTCACAACATAGCTCGTTGTGCGACTTAAATCAACAGATGTCGTTTGATCTGATTCAGCTTCGGCTCCTGCCATCTGATCTTGCAACATCATCTGCTGCTGTAGCTGCAACTGATGATGATCTGACTGTTGCTGTTGCTCTCTTTCCGAGAGTATATCATAGATGTGATGGTGGTAGCGATTGAGGCTGAGATTAGCACCGGCTGAGGATATTTGGAAATTGTGATGAGAATACCCTGATAGCCCAGGTCTTGAAGACATATCCAAACCCTGGATCTCAGACATTGATTCACTTCCACTATTTGCCCCTGCACCTCTGAAGTCAGATACATCCAGCGTCGATTCATTGGTATTGTACTTCATCCGAAGATCAGCAAGATCTTGTCCAGCATTGACCTGTTGTTCGTACTTGGCATACAGTAAGTCCATCGACGGATTCATCTTCATTTTAAGGTCTtcgttgttgttgttgttcaCACTTAGATTCTGCGCGATGACAATGCTGTCTTCATCACTCGACAACTGACCCCCACTACCTGCCCCCATATGGGGGTTCTCCCTCCTGTCCATAGTCTGCGCTTCAATCATACTCGCCGATGGATCATGTTCACGCTTGCGGCACATGCCATCTGTGAAACCATATCTGGGAATTGGGGGCGAAGCTGTTGGGGACATCATAGCGTTCTGCTCTGATTGGTAGTTCCTCCTCGAGAGAGCTTGGGGAGATGGAACGTGATTTGTATTCCCAGCAGCAGCATACATAGCTGCAGTTGCTCTGTAATCCTGCCCAGGTGATATGTCTCGTGGAGAAGGAGTTGATGGATGATGGTAGTTCCGGAACCCATTGGATTCCGTCCGATCCATGGTTCTCGGAGTAGATGCAGTATCTACATCGATATCGTTGTCGTGCATAAGATCTGCTCCGCTATTGGCTACGCTAGGGGAGTCAGCCATGATGATCTGATTCGTGGCAGATGTCGACGGAGCAGAAAACTGCTGCATATTCGACATCTGAAAGTTGTTCAAACTCTTCATCAGCTTAACTTCGTTGTCCAATGGGCTCATGTTGTTGTGATGATGGTAAGCGGACTCAGCCAGAGCCAGAGCGCCACCACTCTCATTTCCACCATCTATTGAGTGATGTTCATTCGGAATGGAGTCAATGTCAACATCCATATGACTGTTCAACTCATGCTCCTCCTCTAACCGTGAACTGTTGGCATTAGGGTTCTTGGCTAGTTCACAACTCTCCCGATCTCCAGAATCTATAATGTTACTGACGGAGTTCAGAGCTGCTTCAACCAGTAAACTGGCTGAAGTTGAGTTGCCTGTAGCAGATGCTGATCTAACagttgccccacttcctcccTGTCCGGAAGTCGTAGCAGCTGCACTACTCTGAGCCCCTCCATTGTAGAATGAACTGATGAATGGTTGATGATGAATGTGTGAAGTCATTGGCAAGCTCGGCAAATGCATCTGTTGCAAATCGTACTGAGAAGCATTCTGTGGATGATTGTCCACAACATCGAGAATTGTTGAGCTATCCTCATCATCCCCCGTTGCTGAACTGTTAACATTCGTTCCATTCATCATGAGACGCGTGATAAAGTCACGATTTACTGCCATCAAACTTCCTTCGGTGGATTGATTCTGTTGATCATTCATCCATTTCTTGCTGCCTTTGCTTGGGATCAAGCTAGAATTCATCGGAGCAGCAAAGTCCTTATGCCTCGATGGAGCACTGAATGTACTCTGTCTGTCGTCATCTTCCTGCTGTTGCTGTTGTTCATCTAACTGAGACTGCATAGCTTGTAGTGGATTGGATTGTTCCCCAGTTGAACTGGACAGGAAAGACTCCACTAAGTTCAACTGAGCAGTGTGTTGATTATCCTGGGAATCATCCCtacaaaaacataattttttagtGCTTAAGAATCGGTCAAGAGTTGAACTTTGGACAaaggaaacacggattttgacctggacttatcctcctttattactacacAAACAACGTTTCGGAACTTTatggctccttcttcaggtatgcaAGTAACTAGTGGGAAAAGGGTATTGACCCCCCTTTTCCCACTAGTTACTtgcatacctgaagaaggagccatAAAGTACCGAAACGTCGTTTGTGTAGTCATAAAGGAGGATAAGTCCaggtcaaaataatttttttagtccCAACGCAATATGCAACAGAGGATTACAACTTACAAGGAATCCCTAGACTTGTTGTCTGCTTCTGTAAGTTTCACTTTCAGATCACTAATGTTATCCATATGAGTCTCATCGTTCTTATGAAGATCCTCTGGATTGAAGTTATCCGTTGAGATGCTGTTGCGTCGTCTAAATTTCACTTGGTTAAGCTCATGGTTAAGCAATGAAGATATCTTCGATGATAGAAGGGATAAATTGGTTTCGTTCTTGCATAAGTCAGAAATTGAAGTTTTATGTACCGATCCACTGGTATTCAAGAGATCTTCATCGACAACCCGTCGATTATACTTCCTCTTCTCAGGGAAGTTCCCCTGAGCACTGCCTTCCTCTAGGCTCTTCCTTCGTCTCCTTGGAGTTTGCTCTACTAAAAACAATACCATTTTTGCTATTGAAATTGAACTCAAGAAATATTGATCACTTGGAAATTAACATACCCATAAAATCTACTTTCATTCCACCCGAATATGCATCGAAGGTATAAGCAATACTTCTTTCAATCTTTGGCATCTGTTCCTGTGAGTACCCATGCACTTTCTTATAGTGAAATTGAAGGCATTGTTTCGTTGTGAATGCTGCATTGCACTCATTCTCAGAACACCTAAATAGGAGGAACCAAGTTAAAATCCCGACCTTAAGCCGGATCAATCAGCAATGACTTACTTAAATGGACGAACTCCTGAGTGCGTCAGCATATGAATCTTTAAGTTGCTCCTGTTTTGAAAGAGCTTTTGGCATCTTGGGCAACTGACCACAGCCGAATTGCGGCTATGTACTTCCTTGGAGTGCCTCTGCAAGGCTGCCCTGGATCCCAGTAGTTTGGAACAGAGCTTACACTGGAAATCTCGTAAAACATCAGCCATATCTACCAGAAAAGAATAACTGTTAATAAACACATTCAAAAGCAATTACAGGATAGGCCATACCACTATGCATCCTCTTGATATGAACTTTCAACTTCTGAGGCTGGCAGAACTTTCTGCCGCAGAAATCGCAAAGAGGACGAGCCCGCTGAGGATTGGCACTGCATCCGTAAGTTCGATGCATTTCTAAGTAATTTAACCTCAGGAAGAACTACAAAAATCAAATGAATATTAGAAAAAGTCTTGAAGGATATAATCGAACATTTTTAAATCTTCTACCTTTTTGCAAAACTGGCATTGGTAAGCTCCCTTTCCATCATGCATTTGGGCAGCGTGTTTCATGATGTTCTCTTTCCCAAGAACTGCGATACTGCAGACCTTGCAATGGTACTTCCTAATGGTCAAGCTAAATGCAGGGTCATGAAATACAGAGCAGTGGGTGCGATAGTAAAGTGGGTGTTCGAACTTTAAGTTGCATCCCCCACAACCTgcagaaaagttaaaattatattgaaaaagaatGAACTAGAGTTCTATGAAAATAATTATTCGGAATCAAAGCCGATTTAGGTGATTGTAGTagttttttaattctaataaatatttcttttatt encodes the following:
- the LOC129807026 gene encoding uncharacterized protein LOC129807026 isoform X2, yielding MPKSHESSSEFEFSNENQQPNTTPHNRNVPLGVNSKKFRHQNFSKNIYIGTRNAERWDTFRSTLAFKNDVEFVSYLLKLAENDLANGNGRHSIKGNFAGLSLDQSQTSSSDKIVKGVSESSESIYSAATAASIVPKKVKKVQFQDNLNGIIRSCDPLPAFSGVHSKDPLSDFRNPLEDSTSEVLDCRIAEKIKTELCEMKTKEKEMSLVAKLPFPVDPTDPKDQESEFYDEEEEEDDEEEPPLDLPEDTGEALCLTAIKRRDLVDSTSSASLPPAPLKGTKKKTVKFLSGDTLDLKKPRGRPKLLKHDVRKAPQDGRHLPSIMGPLDLNNDEENEAELEPQFPQSEDEETTGPFDEVTGLPRSAICCFCDAPHTSEECPMRNAELQIVDSVERGIWLEQNQEVAEEYAKQHVIMIKTEEREELIEDDEIGESNSGSSLMDDVLPPITAFQDNLPTFADASLPRQFEFRHVNDLQCVFTISSIPKYTKLGPLIGKIIPATDIGDDNQMQYIIETCDNGKSEFISLENKNESNWMRYIRPAASRESRNLSLVCIDKMVFFVSIMDIPEGCELLYWSDTINSAWARKKIEKMSCGGCNLKFEHPLYYRTHCSVFHDPAFSLTIRKYHCKVCSIAVLGKENIMKHAAQMHDGKGAYQCQFCKKFFLRLNYLEMHRTYGCSANPQRARPLCDFCGRKFCQPQKLKVHIKRMHSDMADVLRDFQCKLCSKLLGSRAALQRHSKEVHSRNSAVVSCPRCQKLFQNRSNLKIHMLTHSGVRPFKCSENECNAAFTTKQCLQFHYKKVHGYSQEQMPKIERSIAYTFDAYSGGMKVDFMEQTPRRRRKSLEEGSAQGNFPEKRKYNRRVVDEDLLNTSGSVHKTSISDLCKNETNLSLLSSKISSLLNHELNQVKFRRRNSISTDNFNPEDLHKNDETHMDNISDLKVKLTEADNKSRDSLDDSQDNQHTAQLNLVESFLSSSTGEQSNPLQAMQSQLDEQQQQQEDDDRQSTFSAPSRHKDFAAPMNSSLIPSKGSKKWMNDQQNQSTEGSLMAVNRDFITRLMMNGTNVNSSATGDDEDSSTILDVVDNHPQNASQYDLQQMHLPSLPMTSHIHHQPFISSFYNGGAQSSAAATTSGQGGSGATVRSASATGNSTSASLLVEAALNSVSNIIDSGDRESCELAKNPNANSSRLEEEHELNSHMDVDIDSIPNEHHSIDGGNESGGALALAESAYHHHNNMSPLDNEVKLMKSLNNFQMSNMQQFSAPSTSATNQIIMADSPSVANSGADLMHDNDIDVDTASTPRTMDRTESNGFRNYHHPSTPSPRDISPGQDYRATAAMYAAAGNTNHVPSPQALSRRNYQSEQNAMMSPTASPPIPRYGFTDGMCRKREHDPSASMIEAQTMDRRENPHMGAGSGGQLSSDEDSIVIAQNLSVNNNNNEDLKMKMNPSMDLLYAKYEQQVNAGQDLADLRMKYNTNESTLDVSDFRGAGANSGSESMSEIQGLDMSSRPGLSGYSHHNFQISSAGANLSLNRYHHHIYDILSEREQQQQSDHHQLQLQQQMMLQDQMAGAEAESDQTTSVDLSRTTSYVVTSPPALPYSHPHSDMLRMVSLELNSNSSSGMIVGNNSHHGRSFLPSQIQHNSRDSLSAVEHHRLLSTAEQHRLLASNTAAAAEQLSNPAASLASNHRLIVDPATHLLMEPNNRLLSSENNRLLDQTSRILADSSSVNRHMVPSRDFGAYQVTSNNYHHLVRQNLAGSSPNQPPSNYHPFPAYY
- the LOC129807026 gene encoding uncharacterized protein LOC129807026 isoform X1; amino-acid sequence: MPKSHESSSEFEFSNENQQPNTTPHNRNVPLGVNSKKFRHQNFSKNIYIGTRNAERWDTFRSTLAFKNDVEFVSYLLKLAENDLANGNGRHSIKGNFAGLSLDQSQTSSSDKIVKGVSESSESIYSAATAASIVPKKVKKVQFQDNLNGIIRSCDPLPAFSGVHSKDPLSDFRNPLEDSTSEVLDCRIAEKIKTELCEMKTKEKEMSLVAKLPFPVDPTDPKDQESEFYDEEEEEDDEEEPPLDLPEDTGEALCLTAIKRRDLVDSTSSASLPPAPLKGTKKKTVKFLSGDTLDLKKPRGRPKLLKHDVRKAPQDGRHLPSIMGPLDLNNDEENEAELEPQFPQSEDEETTGPFDEVTGLPRSAICCFCDAPHTSEECPMRNAELQIVDSVERGIWLEQNQEVAEEYAKQHVIMIKTEEREELIEDDEIGESNSGSSLMDDVLPPITAFQDNLPTFADASLPRQFEFRHVNDLQCVFTISSIPKYTKLGPLIGKIIPATDIGDDNQMQYIIETCDNGKSEFISLENKNESNWMRYIRPAASRESRNLSLVCIDKMVFFVSIMDIPEGCELLYWSDTINSAWARKKIEKMSCGGCNLKFEHPLYYRTHCSVFHDPAFSLTIRKYHCKVCSIAVLGKENIMKHAAQMHDGKGAYQCQFCKKFFLRLNYLEMHRTYGCSANPQRARPLCDFCGRKFCQPQKLKVHIKRMHSDMADVLRDFQCKLCSKLLGSRAALQRHSKEVHSRNSAVVSCPRCQKLFQNRSNLKIHMLTHSGVRPFKCSENECNAAFTTKQCLQFHYKKVHGYSQEQMPKIERSIAYTFDAYSGGMKVDFMVEQTPRRRRKSLEEGSAQGNFPEKRKYNRRVVDEDLLNTSGSVHKTSISDLCKNETNLSLLSSKISSLLNHELNQVKFRRRNSISTDNFNPEDLHKNDETHMDNISDLKVKLTEADNKSRDSLDDSQDNQHTAQLNLVESFLSSSTGEQSNPLQAMQSQLDEQQQQQEDDDRQSTFSAPSRHKDFAAPMNSSLIPSKGSKKWMNDQQNQSTEGSLMAVNRDFITRLMMNGTNVNSSATGDDEDSSTILDVVDNHPQNASQYDLQQMHLPSLPMTSHIHHQPFISSFYNGGAQSSAAATTSGQGGSGATVRSASATGNSTSASLLVEAALNSVSNIIDSGDRESCELAKNPNANSSRLEEEHELNSHMDVDIDSIPNEHHSIDGGNESGGALALAESAYHHHNNMSPLDNEVKLMKSLNNFQMSNMQQFSAPSTSATNQIIMADSPSVANSGADLMHDNDIDVDTASTPRTMDRTESNGFRNYHHPSTPSPRDISPGQDYRATAAMYAAAGNTNHVPSPQALSRRNYQSEQNAMMSPTASPPIPRYGFTDGMCRKREHDPSASMIEAQTMDRRENPHMGAGSGGQLSSDEDSIVIAQNLSVNNNNNEDLKMKMNPSMDLLYAKYEQQVNAGQDLADLRMKYNTNESTLDVSDFRGAGANSGSESMSEIQGLDMSSRPGLSGYSHHNFQISSAGANLSLNRYHHHIYDILSEREQQQQSDHHQLQLQQQMMLQDQMAGAEAESDQTTSVDLSRTTSYVVTSPPALPYSHPHSDMLRMVSLELNSNSSSGMIVGNNSHHGRSFLPSQIQHNSRDSLSAVEHHRLLSTAEQHRLLASNTAAAAEQLSNPAASLASNHRLIVDPATHLLMEPNNRLLSSENNRLLDQTSRILADSSSVNRHMVPSRDFGAYQVTSNNYHHLVRQNLAGSSPNQPPSNYHPFPAYY